A single window of Malus sylvestris chromosome 5, drMalSylv7.2, whole genome shotgun sequence DNA harbors:
- the LOC126620879 gene encoding WAT1-related protein At1g43650-like isoform X2 yields MKSLVMESHKAYIAMLFIQFVYAGMALFSKAAISKGMNPFVFVVYRQAFASLALAPFAFFLESSIEAPLSYTLLCKIFLVSLSGITLSLNLYYVAINYTSATFAAATTTLIPAITFVMAVLLRMESISMKRLYGVAKVLGSVTSLSGALVFALVKGPSIKFNWVPSNQRKIPDSSSSSSSTGGEWLKGSLIMLSANTAWSLWLILQGPIIKQYPAKLRLTTLQCFFSCLTSACWAIAFERNPSAWKIGWDIHLLSVVYCGVIVTGITYWLQVWAIEKKGPVFTAMFTPLSLIITAIFSALIWKEAIYWGRFERHQLSSHHITFLTM; encoded by the exons ATGAAGAGTTTAGTAATGGAGAGTCATAAGGCTTATATTGCAATGCTCTTCATACAATTTGTGTATGCAGGTATGGCTTTGTTCTCTAAGGCAGCAATTTCTAAAGGAATGAACCCTTTTGTCTTTGTGGTTTATCGTCAAGCTTTTGCCTCCCTTGCCTTGGCTCCCTTTGCTTTCTTCCTTGAAAG TTCAATAGAAGCTCCTCTTTCCTACACCTTACTCTGCAAGATTTTCTTAGTTTCCTTATCTGG gATTACCCTGAGTTTAAATCTCTACTATGTTGCAATCAACTACACCTCTGCAACCTTTGCTGCAGCCACCACCACTTTAATTCCTGCTATCACTTTTGTCATGGCGGTTTTATTAag GATGGAAAGCATTTCTATGAAACGTTTGTATGGAGTGGCCAAGGTGTTGGGGTCTGTCACAAGCCTTTCAGGAGCATTGGTGTTTGCTTTAGTGAAAGGGCCTTCCATAAAGTTCAACTGGGTTCCATCAAATCAAAGGAAAATTCCAGACTCCTCCTCATCATCTTCCTCCACAGGAGGAGAGTGGTTAAAAGGTTCCCTCATCATGCTCTCAGCCAATACTGCATGGTCTTTGTGGCTAATTCTACAG GGTCCCATTATCAAGCAGTATCCGGCAAAGTTGAGGCTTACCACTCTCCAATGCTTCTTCAGCTGCTTGACGTCAGCTTGCTGGGCCATTGCATTTGAGAGAAACCCATCAGCTTGGAAGATTGGATGGGATATTCATCTTCTCTCTGTGGTCTATTGT GGCGTAATTGTAACTGGGATTACTTATTGGCTACAAGTTTGGGCCATAGAGAAGAAAGGCCCAGTTTTCACTGCAATGTTCACTCCATTATCACTTATTATAACAGCCATCTTCTCAGCATTGATATGGAAAGAAGCCATCTACTGGGGAAG ATTTGAGAGGCACCAACTTTCATCTCATCATATCACATTTTTGACAATGTAG
- the LOC126620879 gene encoding WAT1-related protein At1g43650-like isoform X1 — MKSLVMESHKAYIAMLFIQFVYAGMALFSKAAISKGMNPFVFVVYRQAFASLALAPFAFFLESSIEAPLSYTLLCKIFLVSLSGITLSLNLYYVAINYTSATFAAATTTLIPAITFVMAVLLRMESISMKRLYGVAKVLGSVTSLSGALVFALVKGPSIKFNWVPSNQRKIPDSSSSSSSTGGEWLKGSLIMLSANTAWSLWLILQGPIIKQYPAKLRLTTLQCFFSCLTSACWAIAFERNPSAWKIGWDIHLLSVVYCGVIVTGITYWLQVWAIEKKGPVFTAMFTPLSLIITAIFSALIWKEAIYWGSIGGGVLLIAGLYSVLWGKKKEEQKSKESDQKQENKQEVV, encoded by the exons ATGAAGAGTTTAGTAATGGAGAGTCATAAGGCTTATATTGCAATGCTCTTCATACAATTTGTGTATGCAGGTATGGCTTTGTTCTCTAAGGCAGCAATTTCTAAAGGAATGAACCCTTTTGTCTTTGTGGTTTATCGTCAAGCTTTTGCCTCCCTTGCCTTGGCTCCCTTTGCTTTCTTCCTTGAAAG TTCAATAGAAGCTCCTCTTTCCTACACCTTACTCTGCAAGATTTTCTTAGTTTCCTTATCTGG gATTACCCTGAGTTTAAATCTCTACTATGTTGCAATCAACTACACCTCTGCAACCTTTGCTGCAGCCACCACCACTTTAATTCCTGCTATCACTTTTGTCATGGCGGTTTTATTAag GATGGAAAGCATTTCTATGAAACGTTTGTATGGAGTGGCCAAGGTGTTGGGGTCTGTCACAAGCCTTTCAGGAGCATTGGTGTTTGCTTTAGTGAAAGGGCCTTCCATAAAGTTCAACTGGGTTCCATCAAATCAAAGGAAAATTCCAGACTCCTCCTCATCATCTTCCTCCACAGGAGGAGAGTGGTTAAAAGGTTCCCTCATCATGCTCTCAGCCAATACTGCATGGTCTTTGTGGCTAATTCTACAG GGTCCCATTATCAAGCAGTATCCGGCAAAGTTGAGGCTTACCACTCTCCAATGCTTCTTCAGCTGCTTGACGTCAGCTTGCTGGGCCATTGCATTTGAGAGAAACCCATCAGCTTGGAAGATTGGATGGGATATTCATCTTCTCTCTGTGGTCTATTGT GGCGTAATTGTAACTGGGATTACTTATTGGCTACAAGTTTGGGCCATAGAGAAGAAAGGCCCAGTTTTCACTGCAATGTTCACTCCATTATCACTTATTATAACAGCCATCTTCTCAGCATTGATATGGAAAGAAGCCATCTACTGGGGAAG TATTGGAGGGGGTGTATTGCTGATTGCGGGTCTCTATAGCGTTTTGtggggaaagaagaaagaggaacaaaaaagcaaagaaagtgatcaaaaacaagaaaacaagcagGAAGTCGTATAA